A single Gammaproteobacteria bacterium DNA region contains:
- a CDS encoding transcriptional antiterminator, Rof codes for MSVPAYTPVDCTTYALFELAILKGEGLRMRWRSRLQQAHVATLFPENLRTRWHSEFLIARDYQGKRYVLRLDRIQRIQEL; via the coding sequence ATGTCCGTGCCTGCTTACACACCCGTGGACTGCACAACTTATGCGTTGTTCGAACTCGCCATTCTTAAAGGTGAAGGCTTACGGATGCGCTGGCGCTCACGTTTGCAGCAAGCGCATGTGGCAACATTATTTCCAGAAAATTTACGCACCCGCTGGCACAGCGAATTTTTGATCGCGCGGGATTACCAAGGTAAGCGTTATGTATTGCGCTTAGATCGAATCCAACGCATTCAAGAGCTATAG
- a CDS encoding DUF4124 domain-containing protein, translating into MFKKAFFKVLIVLFIGFGIASYATYLRTGKFIVPVSADKALEAVKNAPASIKGVVSNVTGGTPASATRTTYKWQDADGSWQFSDTPPMDTMNYEVVQIKVQKTAAASASSSDQPADPLAEHTTAAAGSVASEESATAAQGSEIPQLEGNAYTPDGIKKLLESAKGFKAGVESRQPVPEEL; encoded by the coding sequence ATGTTCAAAAAAGCATTTTTTAAGGTACTTATCGTATTGTTTATTGGTTTTGGCATTGCCAGTTATGCGACCTACTTACGTACTGGCAAATTCATCGTGCCGGTGAGTGCTGATAAGGCGTTAGAAGCCGTGAAAAATGCGCCTGCTAGCATTAAAGGTGTGGTGAGTAATGTTACTGGCGGCACGCCTGCCTCTGCTACGCGCACTACTTATAAATGGCAGGACGCAGACGGCAGCTGGCAATTTAGTGATACCCCGCCGATGGATACGATGAATTATGAAGTGGTGCAAATTAAAGTACAAAAAACGGCTGCGGCCTCAGCCTCATCGAGTGATCAGCCTGCTGATCCGCTGGCTGAACATACAACTGCTGCTGCAGGCTCCGTAGCATCTGAAGAATCAGCGACAGCAGCACAAGGCAGTGAAATCCCGCAATTAGAGGGCAATGCCTATACGCCCGATGGAATTAAGAAATTATTAGAAAGCGCGAAGGGTTTTAAAGCGGGCGTTGAATCTCGCCAGCCCGTACCCGAAGAGCTATAG
- the rpmE gene encoding 50S ribosomal protein L31, with protein MQTDIHPAYTAIKVTCSCGNIFETRSTNKEALHIEVCSACHPFFTGQQKIVDTAGQVDKFRRRFGKPSA; from the coding sequence ATGCAAACAGACATTCATCCCGCATACACCGCGATTAAAGTAACGTGCAGCTGCGGCAATATTTTTGAAACACGTTCCACCAATAAAGAAGCCTTGCACATCGAAGTTTGCTCGGCTTGCCACCCGTTTTTTACCGGTCAGCAAAAAATTGTAGATACCGCCGGCCAGGTCGACAAATTCCGTCGTCGCTTTGGCAAACCCAGCGCGTAA
- a CDS encoding thermonuclease family protein, protein MQYVYDGDTLILKDGRKLRLIGIDAPEMAHESNPAEPLATAARDFVRQQLRSNSKIQLQYDNNQQDQYGRTLAHVFLANGENLNAQLLKKGLAALYIWPPNTTYAHCYEQAQRDAIQRQQGLWQLPAYAAQPLSQPAAQQKLPRRYRGTLKNVQRTRQGLDLLLIDGQDSLKLYIPQSALVYFDLSSLDAMRDKALIVQGITHCKPQKTQCSLRLSHPSQIQFD, encoded by the coding sequence GTGCAATATGTGTACGACGGCGACACGCTCATCTTAAAAGACGGCCGCAAACTACGTTTAATAGGTATCGACGCGCCGGAAATGGCGCATGAATCTAATCCAGCCGAACCTTTAGCAACCGCAGCACGCGATTTTGTGCGTCAACAATTGCGGTCTAATTCTAAAATTCAATTGCAATACGATAACAATCAACAAGATCAATACGGCCGTACTTTAGCGCATGTGTTTTTAGCTAATGGTGAAAATCTGAACGCACAATTATTAAAAAAAGGTTTAGCCGCACTTTATATTTGGCCACCTAATACCACCTACGCCCACTGTTATGAACAAGCACAACGCGACGCCATTCAACGCCAGCAAGGCTTGTGGCAATTGCCAGCGTATGCCGCGCAACCTTTAAGCCAACCCGCTGCGCAACAAAAATTACCGCGCCGATATCGCGGCACACTCAAAAACGTGCAGCGCACACGCCAAGGTTTAGATTTATTATTGATAGACGGACAAGATTCATTAAAACTTTATATTCCACAGTCAGCATTGGTTTATTTTGATCTGTCATCACTCGATGCTATGCGCGACAAAGCGCTGATAGTGCAAGGTATCACACACTGCAAACCCCAAAAAACGCAATGTTCATTACGCTTATCACATCCTAGCCAAATACAATTTGATTAA